GAATACGGCCAGCTTGACCCGGGTCGCGAGGGGTGGCTTTTCATCAGGGGGTGTCTGCATGGCTCGGGCGCTGATCCCTTCTTTCGTGGCTTCGGGTGAAATCGGTCAACATGCACATGACGGCAGGAATCGTGCCGCACGCCCGATCGGCAACTCTTTATTGTATTCGATGACTTGGGCCAGCGGTTCCGGAATCCTTCCGAAAGCGGAAATCGCCATCCCGTCGGAATCCAGACAGAAATGATGCCCCGGCGCCACGAACGTCCGGGGCCTTCAGCGAATGCGGGACGCCACGTAGTCGCGCAGGGCGGAGACGGTCATCCCGGTCGCCGGCGAGAGGCGGGGGAAGTGGACGGGCTTATCGAGCATCGCCGCCAGGGAATGCCATTGCGCCGCGGCTTCGGACTTCCTTCCCAGGATCGCCATGCACTCGGCGAGCTCGACCGCCCCCTGGACGAACAGCGGGTCGGCGAGCAGGGCGCGCGCGGCGTGCATCAGCGCCTCTTCGCAGCGGCCGCGCCGACGCAGCAGCACCGCCGTCAGGTATTCGGCCTCCGGGCAAACAGGGTCGAGCGCCAGCGCCTCCCGGCACGCCCCCTCGGCCTCCTCGGCCAAGTCGCGGTCGATCATCCTTTCGGCCTGCAGCGCCAGCCCGAGGGCGGCGGCTTCGGCGCCCGCGGCAGTCGGGCGGCCGACGGGAAGCGTCGGAGGCAACATGGGCCGGTTCTCGACGGGCACGTCAGCGACGGCGGGAGCGGACGCTGTCGCCCTTGCCCGGGTCGGCGAGCCGGAGAGCGGCGGACCGGGGCGGCGGGAGGTGGGGAATGGCCGGACGGGGGATCCTTGCGGCACCGGCGGCGCCCCCGGATTCTTCTTCCGGTAGAAGAACAGCCCGTCGCGCTCCTCCAAACGGAAGGCTTCGGAGATGCCCCAGAGCGTCTCGGAGTGGCCCAGGAAGAGCAGTCCCCCGTCCGCAAGCCGTTCGTGGAAGCCGGCGACCACCTTCCGCGTCGTCCCCGGCGCGAAATAGATCATGACGTTGCGGCACAGGATGGCGGAGAACCGCTCGGGGTCGGACTTGTGCCGTGTGGCATCGGCGAGGTTGCGATGCTCGAACCGCACGAGCCGCTTCACCGCGTCGATCACGCGAAAGCGACCGTCGGAAAGCGCCTGGAAATATTTCATCACCAGGTGCGGCGGCGCATCGCGCAGCGCCGAGGCGGGGTAGACCCCCTCCCGCGCGACGTCGAGGAAGCCGGCGTGCAGGTCGGTGGCCAGGATGCGCACGGGCGCGTCGATCCGGCTCCCGAACGCCTCGAGCGCCGCGATCGCCACGGAATAGGGCTCTTCGCCCGTCGCGCATCCCGCGCTCCAGAACTCGAGGGGAAGCTGCATGCCGCCGGATCGCAACTCGGGAAACAGGCTCCGCTCCAGCACCCGATAGAGCGCCGTCGTCCGGAAGAAGCTCGTCTCGCCGACCAGGAGGGAGGTGACCAGCGCCCTGCACTCGCCCTCGGCCGACAGGCTGTCCCCGATCCGGGCCAGGTACTGCGTGACGTCGACGTCGCCGCACGCGGCCATTCGCTCCCGAACGGCGCTGTCGAGGTGGGACAGCTTCGCGGAGCCGAGCACGATGCCGCTCGCGCGCTCGATCGATTCGCGCAATGCGGCGAATTGCTCGGGGGAAAGAAGTTCCGGGAGGGGCTGCGGCATGGGGACGTTTCCGGCTAGCGGAGCGTGATCCGGTTTCGGCCTTCGCGCTTGGAGTGGTAGAGCGCGTCGTCCGCGACCGCGATAACTTCCTTCTCGGTCATCGGCGACTCGGGGTCGAAATCGGTGATCCCCATGCTGATCGTCGCGTGAAGCGAAGGGGACGGAGCCGCGAACACCTTCCGCTCGACAGCCACCCGGAGCCGCTCGGCGACGACCTGCGCCTCGCGCTTGCTCGTCTCGGGAAGCAGGACGATGAATTCCTCGCCGCCGTAACGGGCGGGGAAATCGGTCGTGCGGAAGCCTTCCCGGATGAGGGCCGCCAGATCCCTCAGCACGGCGTCGCCCACGGGATGGCCGTACACGTCGTTGACCTTCTTGAAGTGGTCGATGTCCATCATGATGATCGAGTAACGCTGCCGGTGGCGGATGGCGCGGGAATGCTCCCGCTTGAGCGACTCCCGGAAGGCGCGGACGTTGGTGAGGGCCGTCAGGCCGTCGGTCGTGGACATCCGGATGATCTGCCGATAAAGCCACGCGTTTTCCATGACCGTGAAGCTCTGCCGGAGCAGCGCCTCGGTCAGCCCCCGTTCGCCGAGGGAATTTTCGGGCGCCCGCGAGAACAGAACCACCAGCCCCTTGACCATGTCGCCGGAGCGGATCAGGACCCGCGTGACGGGTCGCAGCGGCTCGTCGGCCGCCCCCCCGTCTTCTTCCTCTTCGCGCCGCTCGTTGAGGCGGAACTCGGAAACCATCACGCTTTCGGGCGAGCAGGGGACCTGGGCCTCTTCCCGGATCCGCTCCATCCAGCCCCGCACCCCCTCGCGCGCCGCGTCGTCGACGGCGAACGGGTAGGCGATGACCGTCTCGAGCGTCACCGTATCGGTGAAGACGGCTGCCATCACCTCGTGCGGGGCGATCTCGCGCACGAGACGCCCCATCATGCGCAGCATCATCTCGAAGTCGTCGACGTCCTGGCCGACACGCCCGATCTCGTTGAACAGCGTCGCCTCGAACAGCTTGCCGTCGAGGTAATGGTTCGCGCGGGAGAGGATCTCGGCGTCGGACATCTCGGCGTCGGGCGGAGCCGGGGGCGGAGCGCCCGGAGGGCGCGATTCGAGGCAGTCGGACACGACCTGCACGATGTCCTCGGGGTTCACGTCCTTGAGCAGGACCCGGTCGGCGCCGGAACGGGAGGCGTGGAATTTCGCGGTCCCGCCCTCCTCCGTCGAAACGAGGACGACCGGGATGTCGCGCGTGGCCGGATCGGCCTTGAGCACGCGGCATGCCTGGGCCCCGTTCATGCCGGGCAGCCGGATGTTCATCAGGATCATGTCGGGCAGGGAGCGAAAGGCGGCGCGAAGCGCCTCGATGCCGGTCGCGGCCGTCTCGACCTCGAGGCCCGATTCCGCGAGCACGAAAGCGAGCATATCCCGCACCGTCTCGCTGTCGTCCACGAGCAGAAGGCGATGTTCAGGCAAGTTGTCCTCCTGCGGACCGGTCGGTGACCGTCACGAGCTCCTTCAGCCGGGCGCTGATCCGCTCGGGGGGCAGCACTTCCCCCGCCGCGCCGCGCCGGACCGCCTCTCCGGGCATGCCGAAGACGGTGCAGGTCGCCTGGTCCTGGGCAATCGTCACCCCGCCAGCCTGCCTGATCTTGAGCAATCCGTCCACCCCGTCGGCGCCCATCCCCGTCAGGATGACGCCGACCGAGCGGTTGCCGAAGCTCTCGGCGAGACTCTCGAACAGCACGTCGACGGAGGGCAGGTGCACCCCCCGCGGCTCGCTGGAGACGGCGATCACCGTCCGGTCCGGCCGGATGACCATCTGACGCCCCTCGGGCGCCATCAGGACCGTGCCGGGCACCGCCTTGTCCTGCGGCTGCGCCAGCCGGAGGCGCAGCGGGATGTGCTGCTGCAGCCATTCGATGAACCCGTCGGAAAAGCCGACCGTGATGTGCTGGACCAGCAGGACCGGAAGCGGGTAGGACGCCGGAAGCCGCGACAGGATCTCACGGAGGATCGCCGGGCCGCCGGTCGAAGCGCCGATCCCCAGCACGTCGAAGCGCGCGGCGGCATCGGTCTCGCCCGTGATCCTGTCGCGGAGGCCCGATAGCGGGCGCCGCTTGATGTGCCGGACGAC
Above is a window of Candidatus Deferrimicrobiaceae bacterium DNA encoding:
- a CDS encoding diguanylate cyclase, translated to MPEHRLLLVDDSETVRDMLAFVLAESGLEVETAATGIEALRAAFRSLPDMILMNIRLPGMNGAQACRVLKADPATRDIPVVLVSTEEGGTAKFHASRSGADRVLLKDVNPEDIVQVVSDCLESRPPGAPPPAPPDAEMSDAEILSRANHYLDGKLFEATLFNEIGRVGQDVDDFEMMLRMMGRLVREIAPHEVMAAVFTDTVTLETVIAYPFAVDDAAREGVRGWMERIREEAQVPCSPESVMVSEFRLNERREEEEDGGAADEPLRPVTRVLIRSGDMVKGLVVLFSRAPENSLGERGLTEALLRQSFTVMENAWLYRQIIRMSTTDGLTALTNVRAFRESLKREHSRAIRHRQRYSIIMMDIDHFKKVNDVYGHPVGDAVLRDLAALIREGFRTTDFPARYGGEEFIVLLPETSKREAQVVAERLRVAVERKVFAAPSPSLHATISMGITDFDPESPMTEKEVIAVADDALYHSKREGRNRITLR
- the cheB gene encoding chemotaxis-specific protein-glutamate methyltransferase CheB, with product MGSMEQGSHPIRLLVVDDSPTVRSIIRAMLGTEQDISIVGEAVNGVEAVDKAERLRPDLILMDIRMPRMDGYEATEQIMATCPTPIIVFSSLTRAEEARVSIAMLAVGALDVMAKPDLADPVSVAECAKVLRIKVRVASRVAVVRHIKRRPLSGLRDRITGETDAAARFDVLGIGASTGGPAILREILSRLPASYPLPVLLVQHITVGFSDGFIEWLQQHIPLRLRLAQPQDKAVPGTVLMAPEGRQMVIRPDRTVIAVSSEPRGVHLPSVDVLFESLAESFGNRSVGVILTGMGADGVDGLLKIRQAGGVTIAQDQATCTVFGMPGEAVRRGAAGEVLPPERISARLKELVTVTDRSAGGQLA
- a CDS encoding CheR family methyltransferase — its product is MPQPLPELLSPEQFAALRESIERASGIVLGSAKLSHLDSAVRERMAACGDVDVTQYLARIGDSLSAEGECRALVTSLLVGETSFFRTTALYRVLERSLFPELRSGGMQLPLEFWSAGCATGEEPYSVAIAALEAFGSRIDAPVRILATDLHAGFLDVAREGVYPASALRDAPPHLVMKYFQALSDGRFRVIDAVKRLVRFEHRNLADATRHKSDPERFSAILCRNVMIYFAPGTTRKVVAGFHERLADGGLLFLGHSETLWGISEAFRLEERDGLFFYRKKNPGAPPVPQGSPVRPFPTSRRPGPPLSGSPTRARATASAPAVADVPVENRPMLPPTLPVGRPTAAGAEAAALGLALQAERMIDRDLAEEAEGACREALALDPVCPEAEYLTAVLLRRRGRCEEALMHAARALLADPLFVQGAVELAECMAILGRKSEAAAQWHSLAAMLDKPVHFPRLSPATGMTVSALRDYVASRIR